The following coding sequences lie in one Aricia agestis chromosome 10, ilAriAges1.1, whole genome shotgun sequence genomic window:
- the LOC121730864 gene encoding tissue inhibitor of metalloproteinase, with protein sequence MLTRLLTLALVAASWQATDACSCMPEHPQSHFCNSDFVIVGRVQKLFNGSGFYDSYKVKIRNVFKATPKASLALKSGRILTPTPDSMCGVTLQPRETYVITGRVIHLQAHVNLCGYINKWREVTPRQRKGFRMLYRQGCTCKVHMNRRSSKSPNACVARFDDCYERHGICLNDRERRCRWTRAPALTRCVQKQHFNSTMT encoded by the exons ATGCTGACGAGACTTCTGACGTTGGCTCTGGTGGCTGCGAGCTGGCAAGCCACCGACGCTTGTTCTTGTATGCCCGAGCACCCACAGTCACACTTTTGCAACAGTGATTTTG TAATTGTCGGCAGAGTACAAAAATTATTCAATGGAAGCGGTTTCTACGACTCATACAAAGTCAAAATTAGGAACGTTTTCAAA GCGACTCCGAAGGCTTCCCTAGCGCTGAAGTCCGGACGAATACTGACGCCCACCCCCGACTCCATGTGCGGAGTGACGCTGCAGCCGAGAGAGACTTATGTCATTACAG GTCGTGTGATCCACCTGCAAGCGCACGTAAACCTCTGCGGCTACATCAACAAGTGGCGCGAGGTGACGCCGCGACAACGCAAGGGGTTCCGGATGCTGTACAGGCAGGGGTGCACTTGCAAG GTTCACATGAACCGGCGCAGCTCGAAGTCGCCGAACGCGTGCGTGGCGAGATTTGACGACTGCTACGAGCGACACGGCATCTGCCTCAACGACAGGGAGAGGCGCTGCCGCTGGACGAG GGCCCCCGCTCTCACGCGCTGCGTCCAGAAACAGCACTTCAACAGCACAATGACCTGA